A DNA window from Bradyrhizobium barranii subsp. barranii contains the following coding sequences:
- a CDS encoding aspartate aminotransferase family protein, with translation MAARTSRVLHRSLRETPPKAIGGEGVYLFAEDGRRVIDASGGAAVSCLGHQHPRVIAAMAKQASTLAYAHTAFFSSEPAEALAETLVGHEPGGLAYAYFVSGGSEAIEASIKLARQYFIEHGEPQRQHFIARRQSYHGNTLGALAAGGNAWRRAPYAPLLSGAFSHVTPAFAYHEKHEGESDAQFVARLAAELEGEFQRLGPDTVAAFLAEPVVGATAGAVTAPDGYFKAVREICDRHGALLILDEVMSGMGRTGTTHAWEQEGVAPDIQAIAKGLGGGYQPIGAMLASGKIIDTIRAGSGAFQHGHTYLAHPLACAAALAVQDVIREDRLLDRVKERGKQLEQRLTERFGNHRHVGDIRGRGLFWAIELVADRAGRTSFDPALKLNQKIKAEAFANGLGCYPGGGTVDGVRGDHVLLAPPYIASAAEIDLIVDKLGTAIDNVLRSVNH, from the coding sequence ATGGCCGCTCGCACCAGCCGCGTGCTGCACCGTTCGTTGCGCGAAACGCCGCCCAAGGCGATCGGCGGCGAAGGCGTCTATCTCTTCGCCGAGGACGGGCGGCGCGTGATCGACGCCTCCGGCGGCGCAGCCGTCTCCTGCCTCGGCCATCAGCATCCGCGCGTGATCGCGGCGATGGCAAAACAAGCCTCGACGCTGGCCTATGCGCACACCGCCTTCTTCTCCTCCGAGCCGGCCGAGGCGCTGGCCGAGACGCTGGTCGGGCACGAACCCGGCGGTCTCGCCTACGCCTATTTCGTCAGTGGCGGATCGGAGGCGATCGAAGCCAGCATCAAGCTGGCGCGGCAATATTTCATCGAGCACGGCGAGCCGCAGCGGCAGCACTTCATTGCGCGGCGGCAGAGCTATCACGGCAACACGCTCGGCGCGCTCGCCGCCGGTGGCAATGCCTGGCGGCGCGCGCCCTATGCGCCCCTGCTGTCCGGTGCCTTCAGCCATGTGACGCCGGCCTTTGCCTATCACGAGAAGCACGAGGGCGAATCCGATGCGCAGTTCGTGGCGCGACTGGCCGCGGAGCTCGAAGGCGAATTTCAGCGGCTGGGCCCCGACACCGTCGCCGCGTTCCTCGCCGAGCCCGTCGTCGGTGCCACCGCCGGTGCGGTGACGGCACCGGACGGCTACTTCAAGGCGGTGCGCGAGATCTGCGACCGGCATGGCGCCCTCCTCATCCTCGACGAAGTCATGAGCGGCATGGGCCGCACCGGCACGACGCACGCCTGGGAGCAGGAGGGCGTTGCTCCTGATATCCAGGCGATCGCAAAGGGCCTCGGCGGCGGCTACCAGCCGATCGGCGCGATGCTCGCGAGCGGCAAGATCATCGACACCATCCGCGCGGGCTCCGGCGCGTTCCAGCATGGCCACACCTATCTGGCGCATCCGCTCGCCTGCGCGGCCGCGCTCGCGGTGCAGGACGTGATCCGCGAGGACCGCCTGCTCGACCGCGTCAAGGAGCGCGGCAAGCAACTCGAGCAGCGGCTGACCGAACGCTTCGGCAATCACCGCCATGTCGGCGATATCAGGGGCCGTGGCCTGTTCTGGGCGATCGAGCTCGTCGCCGATCGCGCCGGCCGCACCTCGTTCGATCCCGCGCTCAAGCTGAACCAGAAGATCAAGGCGGAAGCCTTCGCCAACGGGCTCGGCTGCTATCCCGGCGGCGGTACCGTGGACGGCGTCCGTGGCGACCATGTGCTGCTGGCGCCGCCCTATATCGCTTCGGCTGCCGAGATCGATCTGATCGTCGACAAGCTCGGCACCGCCATCGACAACGTGTTGCGTAGTGTCAATCACTGA